Proteins encoded by one window of Paenibacillus sp. DCT19:
- a CDS encoding ATP-binding cassette domain-containing protein produces the protein MQDVTSLITLDNVRVYYALSPDKVQKAVDGVSLHIHKGEWISIVGANGSGKSTIAGLLIGFTPLSGGSRMVKPDVTIRGVLQHPDAQVLGDTIEEEFHFALSSLSVSAEEKQKRREEALHTVGLRMSPDAAISRLSGGQKQLLNIAVALAAKPDILVLDEPTAMLDPGARERIESIVENIIQQGTAVIWITHHLEETTLCDRIIAMDKGGCVYDGDPVAFFYTPEVEGDVSRNVESESICRQLGLDPPFTVKTAEILKQKGLLLQATPLRPEKLVREVSS, from the coding sequence ATGCAAGATGTAACATCTTTAATTACACTGGACAACGTCCGGGTCTATTATGCTTTATCGCCTGACAAAGTTCAAAAAGCTGTTGATGGCGTATCATTGCATATTCATAAAGGAGAATGGATCAGCATCGTAGGAGCCAACGGAAGTGGTAAAAGTACAATTGCTGGGCTGTTAATCGGTTTTACGCCTCTTTCCGGTGGATCAAGAATGGTTAAACCAGATGTGACGATTCGTGGCGTGTTGCAGCACCCCGATGCACAGGTACTCGGAGATACGATTGAAGAAGAGTTTCATTTTGCGCTATCCTCACTCTCCGTATCTGCCGAAGAAAAGCAAAAACGCAGAGAAGAAGCTTTACATACCGTAGGACTTCGGATGTCGCCCGATGCAGCCATATCTCGGCTATCTGGTGGACAGAAGCAGCTCTTGAATATTGCCGTGGCGCTTGCGGCTAAGCCGGATATCTTAGTGTTAGATGAGCCAACGGCAATGCTCGATCCTGGTGCGCGGGAACGCATCGAAAGTATAGTAGAGAATATTATCCAGCAAGGGACTGCTGTGATCTGGATTACGCATCATCTGGAAGAAACGACGTTATGTGATCGGATTATTGCCATGGACAAAGGAGGCTGTGTCTATGATGGTGACCCGGTTGCGTTCTTCTATACACCTGAGGTTGAAGGGGATGTATCGAGAAATGTAGAGTCGGAATCCATTTGCCGCCAGTTAGGACTCGACCCACCGTTTACGGTTAAGACTGCAGAGATTCTTAAACAAAAGGGACTGCTTCTCCAAGCGACACCTCTCCGACCTGAGAAGCTTGTAAGGGAGGTAAGCTCTTGA
- a CDS encoding energy-coupling factor ABC transporter ATP-binding protein, protein MNIELDHVTVTGAELHQRDLIQDISITVRSGEITLLLGRTGSGKTTILQMLAGLKPPDKGIILLGDEPIWQQGKVSQSMLLRMGMVFQFPEQQVFARTIKREFAYSMRPYRYTETQQKQLITQALEQWDSAKGQTHSRQFDLDGSPFALSGGERRRLGLALGTVVDPEWLLLDEPSAGLEASSVLLLLDALAQHRQDGRGAVVATHDLDTFLPIADRVLVLQDGQIVADLTPRELHALPELLIQVGMGLPPSMQLTQQFAAVG, encoded by the coding sequence TTGAATATTGAGCTAGATCATGTGACCGTCACAGGGGCAGAACTTCATCAACGGGATTTAATTCAAGATATATCTATCACGGTACGCAGTGGAGAAATTACGCTACTGTTAGGGCGGACTGGATCAGGCAAAACGACAATACTGCAAATGTTAGCTGGTCTGAAGCCTCCAGATAAAGGGATTATCCTACTTGGGGATGAGCCGATCTGGCAGCAAGGTAAAGTTTCGCAGTCGATGTTGTTACGTATGGGGATGGTGTTTCAATTTCCTGAGCAACAGGTCTTTGCCCGAACAATTAAGCGAGAATTCGCTTATTCCATGCGTCCTTACCGGTATACCGAGACTCAGCAGAAGCAATTGATCACACAAGCACTTGAACAGTGGGACAGTGCAAAAGGGCAAACCCATTCACGGCAATTCGACCTGGACGGATCACCATTCGCGCTGAGTGGAGGAGAGCGTAGACGGCTGGGGCTTGCCTTGGGGACTGTGGTTGATCCTGAGTGGTTATTGCTAGACGAACCGTCTGCAGGGCTGGAAGCCAGTAGCGTTTTGTTGCTTTTGGATGCTCTTGCTCAACACCGACAGGATGGACGAGGAGCGGTGGTAGCAACGCATGATTTAGATACGTTTCTACCTATAGCAGACCGGGTCTTAGTACTGCAAGACGGCCAAATCGTAGCGGATTTGACGCCAAGGGAGCTTCACGCGTTGCCTGAGCTTTTGATACAGGTCGGCATGGGTCTGCCGCCTTCGATGCAATTAACGCAGCAATTTGCGGCAGTGGGTTAA
- a CDS encoding biotin transporter BioY, whose product MKLSLRGIVFSALMAAILVLFGYISIPIGFSPVPITLQTLAVMLAGGLLGPRYGFLSIALVVVLTAIGFPLLHGTGGMAVILGPTGGYVWMWPFSAMLIGLFLARIKLNGFVGYFLAFLVLELFGSLLIYASGVPWLAYQYKMSFTEAMIQGFYPYIIGDLIKALFAVIIIAPVRMVFPPQRLTGQTNSSIVKVDV is encoded by the coding sequence ATGAAATTATCTTTGCGCGGAATTGTTTTTAGTGCCCTTATGGCAGCCATACTCGTTTTGTTTGGTTATATTAGTATCCCCATCGGTTTCTCACCTGTACCCATTACGCTGCAAACTCTTGCAGTCATGCTGGCTGGAGGATTGCTCGGCCCACGTTATGGATTTCTGAGTATCGCCCTCGTCGTTGTATTAACCGCGATCGGTTTCCCACTGCTTCACGGCACGGGCGGTATGGCAGTTATTCTTGGTCCAACAGGCGGATATGTATGGATGTGGCCTTTCTCAGCAATGCTCATTGGTCTATTCCTTGCACGAATCAAGCTGAATGGATTCGTAGGTTACTTTCTTGCATTCCTTGTACTTGAATTGTTCGGGTCATTATTGATCTACGCCTCAGGTGTGCCATGGCTCGCTTATCAATATAAAATGTCATTTACCGAAGCCATGATTCAAGGATTTTACCCCTACATTATCGGCGATCTAATCAAGGCTTTGTTTGCAGTTATCATCATTGCACCTGTGCGAATGGTCTTCCCTCCACAGCGCCTGACAGGGCAAACGAACTCATCCATTGTGAAAGTTGACGTATAA